A region of Rhodospirillales bacterium DNA encodes the following proteins:
- a CDS encoding tripartite tricarboxylate transporter substrate binding protein: protein MRRRLLLATPALSLTVAFAAHDAAAQALPEGTVRILWGYPPGGAGDFIARLVAEHASARLGRQIVVINQPGATGLIAIDALRNARPDGATIGMMAMTNAVLMPMVNNRAKFDFTTDFESIAHGVSYSLGFAVSAKAEFDSWPGFLAWAKANPSKVLFGGSGLGSISHLFGAMMKRKLGVNLEYVPFRGGADLNNALIAGQMPLAIGVTSDFAAHHKAGKMKVLAVSTARRDVSAPDVPTFIELGHADLESEPWFSFFAPPRTPAPLLAQWNEAINHALALPAVRERIAQAGFTVGGGTPAALRARMEADKARWLPEVQASGIRMEE, encoded by the coding sequence ATGCGCCGCCGCCTGTTGCTCGCCACCCCCGCTCTGTCGCTCACCGTCGCCTTCGCCGCGCACGACGCCGCGGCGCAGGCCCTGCCCGAAGGCACGGTGCGGATCCTGTGGGGCTATCCACCCGGCGGCGCCGGCGATTTCATCGCCCGGCTGGTGGCGGAGCATGCCAGCGCGCGGCTTGGCCGCCAGATCGTGGTGATCAACCAGCCCGGCGCCACGGGCCTGATCGCGATCGACGCCCTGCGCAACGCCAGACCCGACGGCGCGACGATCGGCATGATGGCGATGACCAACGCCGTGCTGATGCCCATGGTCAACAACCGCGCCAAGTTCGATTTCACCACCGACTTCGAGTCGATCGCGCACGGCGTCAGCTATTCCCTCGGTTTCGCCGTCAGCGCCAAGGCCGAGTTCGACTCGTGGCCCGGATTCCTCGCCTGGGCCAAGGCGAATCCATCGAAGGTCCTGTTCGGAGGCTCCGGGCTGGGCAGCATCTCGCATCTGTTCGGCGCGATGATGAAGCGCAAGCTCGGCGTCAATCTCGAGTACGTGCCGTTCCGCGGCGGCGCCGACCTCAACAACGCGCTGATCGCCGGCCAGATGCCGCTCGCGATCGGCGTCACGTCTGATTTCGCCGCCCACCACAAGGCCGGCAAGATGAAGGTGCTGGCGGTCTCGACCGCGCGCCGGGACGTCTCGGCGCCGGACGTGCCGACCTTCATCGAGCTCGGCCATGCCGATCTCGAGAGCGAGCCATGGTTCTCGTTCTTCGCGCCGCCGCGGACGCCGGCGCCGTTGCTGGCGCAGTGGAACGAGGCCATCAACCACGCGCTGGCGCTGCCGGCGGTGCGCGAGCGGATCGCGCAGGCCGGGTTCACGGTCGGCGGCGGCACGCCGGCGGCGTTGCGCGCGCGCATGGAGGCCGACAAGGCGCGCTGGCTGCCGGAGGTGCAGGCCTCCGGCATCCGCATGGAGGAGTGA
- a CDS encoding LLM class flavin-dependent oxidoreductase, with protein sequence MKLGLYMATQWREGADLGPELANLIAQTRAAKASGLASLMVGQHFVSRPLQMFQAMPLLARLAAEADGMMLGPGLLLLPLLNPVVVAEETATLDWLTGGNAVIGLGLGYRKEEFDAIGVPFNERVPRFVEGVEVIRRMWRDDVVEHRGRFHTVSGVSASLKPKRPGGPPIWMAGDVEIP encoded by the coding sequence ATGAAACTGGGTCTCTACATGGCGACGCAGTGGCGCGAGGGCGCCGATCTCGGCCCCGAACTTGCCAACCTGATCGCGCAGACGCGGGCGGCCAAGGCCAGCGGGCTCGCCTCGCTCATGGTGGGGCAGCATTTCGTGTCGCGGCCGCTGCAGATGTTCCAGGCGATGCCGCTGCTGGCGCGTCTCGCCGCCGAGGCCGACGGCATGATGCTCGGTCCGGGATTGTTGCTCCTGCCGCTCCTGAACCCCGTCGTGGTGGCGGAGGAGACCGCGACCCTGGACTGGCTGACCGGCGGTAACGCCGTCATCGGACTGGGGCTGGGCTACCGCAAGGAGGAATTCGACGCCATCGGCGTGCCGTTCAACGAGCGCGTGCCCCGGTTCGTCGAGGGGGTGGAGGTGATCCGCAGGATGTGGCGCGACGACGTCGTCGAGCACCGCGGCCGGTTCCACACCGTCAGCGGCGTCAGCGCCAGCCTGAAGCCGAAGCGGCCGGGCGGACCGCCGATCTGGATGGCGGGCGACGTCGAGATTCCGTGA
- a CDS encoding iron-sulfur cluster assembly accessory protein yields the protein MAVTEAAAARVKELIAQRDKPTAGVRIGVRTKGCSGLSYTLEYAEEKGPKDEVVETQGVTILVDPKATLFLIGTEMDFVEEKLKSGFVFRNPNEKGRCGCGESFHV from the coding sequence ATGGCGGTCACCGAGGCGGCGGCGGCGCGCGTCAAGGAGCTGATCGCGCAACGCGACAAGCCGACGGCCGGCGTGCGCATCGGGGTGCGCACCAAGGGCTGCTCCGGCCTGTCGTACACGCTGGAGTACGCCGAGGAGAAGGGTCCGAAGGACGAGGTGGTGGAGACGCAGGGCGTCACCATCCTGGTCGACCCCAAGGCGACGCTGTTCCTGATCGGCACCGAGATGGATTTCGTCGAGGAGAAGCTGAAATCAGGATTCGTGTTCCGCAATCCGAACGAGAAGGGCCGTTGCGGCTGCGGCGAATCCTTCCACGTCTGA
- a CDS encoding adenylate/guanylate cyclase domain-containing protein: protein MAAIVVADVVGYSRLMGRDESGTLAALRAHRTERLEPVVARHGGRIVKLTGDGALVEFGSAVDALSAAIEFQQAMATANHGQTADRRRHARPSLGGSLRRRSRGRV, encoded by the coding sequence TTGGCGGCGATCGTCGTGGCCGACGTGGTCGGCTACTCGCGGCTGATGGGCCGCGACGAGTCCGGCACGCTGGCGGCGCTGCGGGCGCACCGGACGGAGCGGCTTGAGCCGGTCGTCGCGCGGCACGGCGGGCGGATCGTGAAACTGACGGGTGACGGCGCGCTGGTGGAGTTCGGCAGCGCGGTCGACGCCTTGTCGGCCGCGATCGAGTTCCAGCAGGCGATGGCCACCGCCAACCACGGCCAGACAGCTGATCGACGCCGACACGCGCGCCCATCTCTGGGCGGATCGCTACGAAGGCGATCTCGCGGACGTGTTTGA
- a CDS encoding tetratricopeptide repeat protein — protein MLRALPLIIANSATEAVEAIRLLGEALRLNADYARAHAFRALAYAQIFRAAGEPEREEARAKSATHARRALETANEDATALAYAGFALLIVENDVGGARAALDKAVALNPNSATAYGHRAAVLAMSGEQERAIQDANRALRLSPLDPAGYQAQMALAIASIELRRYDDAVAWAHKVIEGAPPRYPMSYAWLIVAESARGNRAGAEQQLKRLARILPGFGPATLAKLFGIFPEPLRSDSLPILRAAGFVPDLETPS, from the coding sequence TTGCTGCGCGCCCTGCCGCTGATCATCGCCAATTCGGCGACCGAGGCCGTCGAGGCTATCAGGCTGCTGGGTGAAGCGCTGCGCTTGAACGCCGACTACGCCCGGGCGCACGCGTTTCGCGCGCTGGCGTACGCCCAGATCTTCCGCGCCGCCGGAGAGCCCGAGCGGGAGGAGGCACGGGCCAAGTCGGCCACCCACGCCCGGCGGGCCTTGGAGACGGCCAACGAGGACGCCACCGCTCTCGCCTACGCCGGGTTTGCGCTGCTGATTGTCGAGAACGACGTTGGCGGCGCGCGCGCCGCCCTCGACAAGGCGGTGGCGTTGAATCCGAACTCGGCAACCGCGTATGGCCACCGGGCCGCCGTCCTGGCCATGTCCGGCGAGCAAGAGCGCGCCATCCAGGATGCGAACCGTGCGCTGCGTTTGAGCCCGCTCGATCCTGCGGGCTACCAGGCGCAGATGGCGCTGGCGATCGCCAGCATCGAGCTGCGGCGCTACGACGATGCGGTCGCTTGGGCGCACAAGGTGATAGAGGGAGCGCCCCCGCGCTATCCGATGAGCTACGCTTGGCTGATCGTTGCCGAAAGCGCGCGCGGCAACAGGGCCGGGGCCGAACAGCAGCTGAAGCGGTTGGCGCGAATTCTTCCTGGCTTCGGGCCGGCGACGCTGGCAAAGCTCTTCGGAATCTTTCCTGAGCCTCTCCGATCCGATTCGCTGCCAATCCTCCGCGCAGCGGGCTTCGTTCCCGATTTGGAAACGCCATCGTAG
- the hscB gene encoding Fe-S protein assembly co-chaperone HscB, producing the protein MDTASAAAAPTCWSCGLDLSTTALFCHGCGVVLPPGQVDHFARLGFERSFDVDPKALDGRYFGLQRRLHPDRFARKPPRERVVSQSHAAALNEAYETLRHPLRRARYLAALVGVDLPGDGRTIDDPELLMEAMDAREALAEASTPERVERLAAGARDELARGVAALGPLFERGDKPALRKAILRLAYLDKFAEEARARRLNLEPTRI; encoded by the coding sequence ATGGACACCGCGTCCGCCGCGGCCGCGCCGACCTGCTGGTCGTGCGGCCTCGACCTCTCCACGACCGCGCTGTTCTGCCACGGATGCGGCGTCGTGCTGCCGCCGGGACAGGTCGATCATTTCGCGCGGCTGGGGTTCGAGCGTTCCTTCGACGTCGATCCCAAGGCGCTGGACGGCCGCTATTTCGGCCTGCAGCGGCGGCTGCATCCCGATCGTTTCGCGCGGAAGCCGCCGCGCGAGCGCGTCGTGTCGCAAAGCCACGCGGCGGCGCTGAACGAGGCCTACGAGACTCTGCGCCATCCTCTGCGCCGCGCCCGCTATCTGGCGGCGCTTGTCGGGGTCGACCTGCCGGGCGACGGCCGCACCATCGACGACCCGGAGTTGCTGATGGAGGCGATGGACGCGCGCGAGGCGCTGGCGGAGGCGTCGACGCCGGAGCGGGTCGAGCGGTTGGCCGCCGGCGCGCGCGACGAACTGGCGCGCGGCGTCGCGGCGCTCGGGCCCTTGTTCGAGCGCGGCGATAAGCCGGCGTTGCGCAAGGCGATCTTGAGGCTTGCCTATCTCGACAAATTCGCCGAAGAGGCGCGCGCCCGCCGCCTCAACCTGGAACCGACACGGATATGA
- the iscS gene encoding IscS subfamily cysteine desulfurase, giving the protein MNAFDRIRRNDQPIYLDYQATTPMDPRVLDAMMPYFTVKFGNPASRSHSYGWEAEEAVETARGQIAALIGADEKEVIFTSGATESNNLAIKGAAHFYKDRRDHIVTVVTEHKCVLDTCRHLEQEGFKVTYLPVGKDGLLDLDLLREAVTERTVLVSVMAVNNEIGVIQPLKEIGEICRAKGALFHTDAAQAAGKIPLDVEEMKIDLMSISGHKIYGPKGIGALYVRRKPRVRLVALIDGGGQERGFRSGTLPTPLCVGLGEACAIAMKEMGAEAEKLTRLRDRFLAGIRAKLPDVFLNGDETRRIPGNLNLSFAYVEGESLMMGIKSLSVSSGSACTSASLEPSYVLRALGVEEELAHTSLRIGFGRFTTEQEVDTAVADLVRHVTKLREMSPLWEMVQEGVDLKSIEWAAH; this is encoded by the coding sequence ATGAACGCGTTCGACAGGATCCGGCGCAACGACCAGCCGATCTACCTGGACTACCAGGCGACGACGCCGATGGATCCTCGCGTGCTCGACGCGATGATGCCGTACTTCACCGTGAAGTTCGGCAACCCGGCGTCGCGCAGCCACAGCTACGGCTGGGAGGCCGAGGAGGCGGTCGAGACGGCGCGCGGGCAGATCGCGGCGCTGATCGGCGCCGACGAGAAGGAGGTGATCTTCACCTCCGGCGCCACCGAGTCGAACAACCTCGCGATCAAGGGCGCGGCGCATTTCTACAAGGACAGGCGCGACCACATCGTCACGGTCGTGACGGAGCACAAATGCGTGCTCGACACCTGCCGCCACCTCGAGCAGGAGGGGTTCAAGGTCACCTACCTGCCGGTCGGCAAGGACGGCCTGCTCGACCTCGACCTGCTGCGCGAGGCGGTCACGGAGCGGACGGTGCTGGTCTCCGTCATGGCCGTGAACAACGAGATCGGGGTGATCCAGCCGCTCAAGGAGATCGGCGAGATCTGCCGCGCGAAGGGCGCGCTCTTCCACACCGACGCCGCCCAGGCCGCCGGCAAGATTCCGCTCGACGTCGAGGAGATGAAGATCGACCTGATGTCGATCTCCGGCCACAAGATCTACGGGCCGAAGGGGATCGGCGCCCTGTACGTGCGGCGCAAGCCGCGCGTGCGCCTGGTCGCGCTGATCGACGGCGGCGGCCAGGAGCGCGGCTTCCGCTCGGGCACCTTGCCGACGCCGCTCTGCGTCGGCCTCGGCGAGGCCTGCGCCATCGCCATGAAGGAGATGGGCGCCGAGGCCGAGAAGCTGACGCGCCTGCGCGACCGTTTCCTGGCCGGCATCCGCGCCAAGCTGCCGGACGTGTTCCTCAACGGCGACGAGACGCGCCGGATCCCCGGCAACCTGAACCTCAGCTTCGCCTACGTCGAGGGCGAGTCGCTGATGATGGGGATCAAGTCGCTGTCGGTGTCGTCCGGTTCGGCCTGCACGTCGGCGTCGCTGGAGCCGAGCTACGTGCTGCGCGCGCTGGGCGTCGAGGAGGAGCTGGCGCACACGTCGCTGCGCATCGGCTTCGGACGGTTCACGACGGAGCAGGAGGTCGACACCGCGGTGGCGGACCTGGTGCGCCACGTGACGAAACTGCGAGAGATGAGCCCGCTCTGGGAGATGGTCCAGGAGGGCGTGGATCTGAAGTCGATCGAGTGGGCGGCCCACTGA
- a CDS encoding ABC transporter substrate-binding protein, whose product MKRLLLGSMLFGAAAWAGSAAAQLTDNVVKIGVATDMSSLYADINGPGAVLAVQMAIDDFGGVVLGQKIEMVSADIQNKADVAATIAGRWYDNEKVDVILGAGASSSSIATSRVAADKRKVYLATDPASSDLTGKLCNAYTVHWTYDTAALANGTGAAVVKAGGKSWFFLTADYAFGYALERDVTAVVTRSGGTVLGNVKHPINTADFSSFVLQAQASKAQIIGLANAGGDTINAIKQAAEFGLVKRGHKLAGLLVFLSDVHSLGLDRAQGLSLTEAFYWDLNDKTRAFSKRFAAKNNGKMPTSVQAGFYSATLQYLNAVKAAGTDGSDAVMAKLKELKWDDPVFGPSYIRPDGRKMHSMYLFEVKAPSESKGPYDYYKLIATIPGEEAFRPMELGDCPLVAKKN is encoded by the coding sequence ATGAAGCGTCTTCTGCTTGGATCCATGCTCTTCGGCGCCGCCGCGTGGGCGGGAAGCGCCGCCGCGCAGCTCACCGACAACGTCGTCAAGATCGGCGTGGCCACCGACATGTCGAGCCTGTACGCCGACATCAACGGACCCGGCGCGGTCCTCGCCGTGCAGATGGCGATCGACGATTTCGGCGGCGTGGTTCTCGGCCAGAAGATCGAGATGGTCTCGGCCGACATCCAGAACAAGGCGGACGTCGCCGCCACGATCGCCGGCCGCTGGTACGACAACGAGAAGGTCGACGTCATCCTCGGCGCCGGCGCGTCGTCGTCGTCGATCGCGACCTCCCGCGTCGCCGCCGACAAGCGGAAGGTCTACCTCGCCACCGACCCCGCCTCGTCGGACCTCACCGGCAAGCTCTGCAACGCCTACACCGTGCACTGGACCTACGACACCGCCGCGCTCGCCAACGGCACCGGCGCCGCCGTCGTCAAGGCCGGCGGCAAGAGCTGGTTCTTCCTCACCGCCGACTACGCCTTCGGCTACGCGCTGGAGCGCGACGTCACCGCCGTGGTGACGAGGTCCGGCGGCACCGTGCTCGGGAACGTCAAGCATCCCATCAACACCGCCGATTTCTCGTCGTTCGTTCTGCAGGCCCAGGCGTCCAAGGCGCAGATCATCGGCCTCGCCAACGCCGGCGGCGACACCATCAACGCCATCAAGCAGGCGGCGGAGTTCGGCCTGGTGAAGCGCGGCCATAAGCTCGCCGGGCTCCTGGTGTTCCTGTCCGACGTCCACTCGCTCGGCCTCGACCGCGCCCAGGGCCTCAGCCTGACGGAGGCGTTCTACTGGGACCTCAACGACAAGACCCGCGCCTTCAGCAAGCGCTTCGCGGCCAAGAACAACGGCAAGATGCCGACCTCCGTCCAGGCGGGCTTCTACTCGGCGACGCTGCAGTACCTCAACGCGGTGAAGGCCGCGGGCACCGACGGCAGCGACGCCGTGATGGCGAAGCTCAAGGAGCTGAAGTGGGACGATCCCGTGTTCGGCCCCAGCTACATCCGCCCCGACGGCCGCAAGATGCACAGCATGTACCTGTTCGAGGTGAAAGCGCCGTCGGAGTCCAAGGGCCCGTACGACTACTACAAGCTGATCGCCACGATCCCGGGCGAGGAGGCGTTCCGGCCGATGGAGCTGGGCGACTGCCCGCTGGTCGCCAAGAAGAACTGA
- a CDS encoding phytanoyl-CoA dioxygenase family protein produces the protein MNHAVGSTAASRSVSRAEHAAGMVAYQDAGVKLAAEINNRGPLRLTEAGRLHPDIVAAYWKHGYYIFEGVIDADEIAALRTDALTMLERAPVGPEAKVDARGRPALGLDYKRSPYRYTKPLADPWGGTTLLGGRHPAQMSQPRPDADAPEHVVFLMSSMCQSMPSGLRVYGHPRLLAAAASINGDDFVPFNDAIFVKQAGLGGSVAWHQDGVTHWNNPEWDEGIHGFNFQVQLFPTTPANCLWVIPGSHKHGKADIKAMVAANGGSEQLPGALPLVCEAGDVTMVNRQCVHGSFANSSPDIRVSLTFGFHRRKSVLGQKAALSVEDGVPVHDEQ, from the coding sequence ATGAACCACGCCGTCGGGTCCACAGCGGCCAGCCGAAGCGTCTCACGCGCCGAGCACGCCGCCGGCATGGTCGCCTACCAGGACGCCGGGGTGAAGCTGGCTGCCGAGATCAACAACCGCGGTCCGCTGCGCCTGACCGAGGCGGGCCGGCTGCATCCCGACATCGTCGCCGCCTACTGGAAGCACGGCTATTACATCTTCGAGGGCGTGATCGACGCGGACGAGATCGCCGCGCTGCGCACCGATGCCTTGACCATGCTCGAGCGCGCGCCGGTCGGGCCTGAGGCCAAGGTCGATGCGCGGGGACGACCCGCGCTGGGACTCGACTACAAGCGCTCACCCTATCGCTACACGAAACCACTGGCCGATCCTTGGGGCGGGACCACGCTGCTCGGTGGCCGGCATCCAGCGCAGATGTCGCAGCCGAGGCCGGACGCCGACGCACCGGAGCACGTCGTCTTCCTGATGTCTTCGATGTGCCAGTCGATGCCTTCGGGGCTTCGCGTCTATGGCCATCCGAGGCTGCTGGCCGCCGCCGCCTCGATCAACGGCGACGATTTCGTGCCCTTCAACGACGCGATCTTCGTCAAGCAGGCTGGCCTCGGCGGGTCCGTCGCGTGGCACCAGGATGGTGTGACCCACTGGAACAATCCGGAATGGGACGAGGGTATCCACGGCTTCAACTTCCAGGTCCAGCTTTTCCCGACGACGCCGGCGAACTGCCTCTGGGTCATCCCTGGCTCGCACAAGCACGGCAAGGCCGACATCAAGGCGATGGTGGCCGCCAATGGCGGGTCGGAGCAGCTGCCGGGCGCGTTGCCGCTGGTCTGCGAGGCCGGCGACGTCACCATGGTGAACCGGCAATGCGTGCACGGATCCTTCGCCAATTCCTCACCCGACATCCGCGTCTCGCTGACCTTCGGCTTCCATCGCCGCAAGTCGGTGCTGGGACAGAAGGCGGCGCTCTCGGTCGAGGACGGCGTGCCCGTGCACGACGAGCAGTGA
- a CDS encoding glycine zipper 2TM domain-containing protein — protein MRAVRAFASAAFGAVALAGLAACGPSHTGETYNRAEMQRAGAVSSGRIVAIEEAPIEGSSSGIGTVGGGVAGAVAGSAIGSGRGSVLAGVGGAIIGAVVGNAVERSVTSGKAVRFYVQQENGQLINVVQTNEANLQINERVLIVDGGGKTRLTRDTGAATAAPAPR, from the coding sequence ATGCGCGCCGTCCGTGCCTTCGCCTCCGCCGCCTTCGGTGCCGTCGCGTTGGCGGGCCTGGCGGCGTGCGGGCCGTCGCACACCGGCGAGACCTACAACCGCGCCGAGATGCAGCGCGCGGGCGCGGTGTCGTCGGGCCGCATCGTGGCGATCGAGGAGGCGCCCATCGAGGGCAGCAGCTCCGGCATCGGCACGGTCGGCGGCGGCGTCGCGGGCGCGGTCGCCGGATCGGCGATCGGGTCCGGCCGCGGCAGCGTCCTGGCCGGAGTCGGCGGGGCGATCATCGGCGCCGTCGTGGGCAACGCGGTCGAGCGTAGCGTGACCAGCGGCAAGGCCGTGCGGTTCTACGTCCAGCAGGAGAACGGCCAGCTGATCAACGTGGTGCAGACCAACGAGGCCAATCTGCAGATCAACGAGCGCGTGCTGATCGTGGACGGCGGCGGCAAGACCCGACTGACGCGGGACACCGGCGCGGCCACCGCGGCGCCCGCGCCGCGCTGA
- a CDS encoding NAD(P)/FAD-dependent oxidoreductase — MDEQRPAAGGRHDTDVIVVGAGPVGLFAVFECGMVRLRCHVVDALDDVGGQCVALYPEKPIYDIPGIPRIDAGDLIRNLVAQAAPFDPVYHLGQSVARLERRDGGGWRATTSRGVVIDGAAVVIAGGVGAFGPNRPPLDGIEALEGTSVFYHVARREDFRGRRVVIAGGGDSAVDWALSLSEIAARVMVVHRRAKFRAAPESEARLKALATAGKLDLVVPYQLHGLDARGGTLRAVTVATLDGDTRRLEADALLPFFGLSTDLGPIASWGLARERDLIAVDAATCATNLPGVFAIGDIATYAGKLKLILCGFSEAAMAARAIRAALRPDEPLHFEYSTTSGVARLD, encoded by the coding sequence ATGGACGAGCAGCGCCCGGCGGCCGGTGGCCGCCACGACACCGACGTGATCGTCGTCGGGGCGGGGCCGGTGGGCCTGTTCGCGGTGTTCGAATGCGGCATGGTCCGGCTGCGCTGCCACGTCGTCGACGCGCTGGACGACGTCGGCGGGCAATGCGTCGCGCTCTATCCCGAGAAGCCGATCTACGACATTCCCGGAATCCCGCGGATCGACGCCGGCGACCTCATACGGAATCTGGTGGCGCAGGCGGCGCCGTTCGACCCCGTCTACCACCTCGGCCAGAGCGTCGCGCGGCTGGAGCGCCGCGACGGCGGCGGCTGGCGGGCGACGACCTCGCGTGGCGTCGTGATCGATGGCGCCGCCGTCGTGATCGCCGGCGGAGTCGGCGCCTTCGGTCCGAACCGGCCGCCGTTGGACGGCATCGAGGCGCTCGAGGGGACGTCCGTGTTCTACCACGTGGCGCGCCGCGAGGATTTCCGCGGACGGCGGGTGGTGATCGCCGGCGGCGGCGATTCCGCGGTGGACTGGGCGCTGTCGCTGTCGGAGATCGCCGCGCGGGTGATGGTGGTGCACCGCCGGGCGAAGTTCCGCGCGGCGCCGGAGAGCGAGGCGCGCCTCAAGGCGCTCGCCACCGCCGGAAAGCTCGACCTGGTCGTGCCATATCAGCTGCACGGCTTGGACGCCCGCGGCGGGACGCTTCGCGCGGTGACGGTGGCGACGCTGGACGGCGACACGAGGCGCCTCGAGGCCGACGCGTTGCTGCCGTTCTTCGGTTTGTCGACCGACCTCGGGCCGATCGCCTCATGGGGCCTGGCGCGGGAGCGCGATCTGATCGCGGTCGACGCGGCGACGTGCGCGACCAATCTGCCGGGCGTCTTCGCGATCGGCGACATCGCGACCTACGCGGGGAAGCTCAAGCTGATCCTGTGTGGATTCAGCGAGGCGGCGATGGCGGCGCGCGCGATCCGCGCGGCGCTGCGGCCGGACGAGCCGCTCCATTTCGAGTATTCGACGACCTCCGGGGTGGCCCGCTTGGATTGA
- the iscX gene encoding Fe-S cluster assembly protein IscX — MRKLRWTDVRDIAIELDERHPDVDNVNLRFTDLHRWVVALPTFEDDPGKSNEKILEAIQMAWIEERD, encoded by the coding sequence ATGCGCAAGCTGAGGTGGACCGACGTCCGCGACATCGCGATCGAGCTCGACGAGCGGCATCCCGACGTCGACAACGTCAACCTGCGCTTCACGGACCTGCACCGCTGGGTGGTGGCGCTGCCGACGTTCGAGGACGATCCCGGCAAGTCGAACGAGAAGATCCTCGAGGCCATCCAGATGGCGTGGATCGAGGAGCGGGACTGA
- the mnmA gene encoding tRNA 2-thiouridine(34) synthase MnmA, with amino-acid sequence MSGGVDLSVAAALLRGQGYDVVGVTLQLYDQGAAAARKGACCAGQDIYDAARVAERIGIPHYVLDYESRFKTEVVEAFADAYARGETPVPCVTCNRTVKFRDLLATARDLRADALATGHYVRRVDGPDGPELRRAADAAKDQSYFLYATTREQLAFLRFPLGGLPKSETRALARRLDLPVAAKPDSQDICFVPDGDYAGVVARLRPDAVAPGEIVTVAGDVVGRHDGVIGFTVGQRRGLRLGDRSGPDSEPLFVVRLDPARRRVVVGPRAALGRTTITLGDVNWLASAGPPVEGMRVLVRLRSSQPLRAAVVRAAGDGLAVAFDAPEFGVAPGQACVIYDADLGDRVLGGGTIRRDAAPEPAVERA; translated from the coding sequence ATGTCCGGGGGCGTCGATCTGTCGGTCGCGGCGGCCTTGCTGCGCGGGCAGGGCTACGACGTCGTCGGAGTCACGCTGCAGCTCTACGACCAGGGCGCCGCCGCCGCGCGCAAGGGCGCGTGCTGCGCCGGGCAGGACATCTACGACGCCGCCCGGGTCGCGGAGCGCATCGGCATCCCGCACTACGTCCTCGACTACGAGAGCCGGTTCAAGACCGAGGTCGTGGAGGCCTTCGCCGACGCCTACGCGCGCGGCGAGACGCCGGTGCCGTGCGTGACCTGCAACCGCACCGTCAAGTTCCGCGACCTGCTGGCGACGGCGCGCGATCTGCGCGCCGACGCGCTCGCGACTGGCCACTACGTGCGCCGTGTCGACGGCCCCGACGGGCCCGAGCTGCGCCGCGCCGCCGACGCCGCGAAGGACCAGAGCTACTTCCTCTACGCTACGACGCGCGAGCAGCTCGCGTTCCTGCGGTTCCCGCTGGGCGGGCTGCCGAAATCCGAGACGCGCGCGCTGGCGCGCCGGCTCGACCTGCCGGTCGCGGCCAAGCCCGACAGCCAGGATATCTGCTTCGTGCCGGACGGCGACTACGCCGGCGTGGTGGCGCGCCTGCGTCCCGACGCCGTCGCGCCGGGCGAGATCGTCACGGTGGCCGGCGACGTCGTCGGCCGCCACGACGGTGTCATCGGCTTCACCGTCGGGCAGCGGCGCGGCCTGCGGCTCGGCGACCGGTCCGGGCCCGACAGCGAGCCGCTCTTCGTCGTGCGGCTCGATCCGGCGCGCCGACGGGTCGTCGTCGGACCGCGCGCGGCGCTTGGGCGGACGACGATCACGCTCGGCGACGTCAATTGGCTGGCGTCCGCCGGGCCGCCGGTGGAAGGCATGCGCGTGCTGGTGCGCCTGCGGTCGAGCCAGCCGCTGCGCGCGGCGGTCGTGCGCGCGGCCGGCGATGGTCTGGCCGTGGCGTTCGACGCGCCCGAGTTCGGCGTCGCGCCCGGTCAGGCCTGCGTGATCTACGACGCCGACTTGGGCGATCGCGTGCTCGGCGGAGGGACCATCCGGCGTGACGCGGCGCCGGAGCCCGCGGTGGAACGCGCTTGA